In the genome of Paenarthrobacter ilicis, the window GGCCAGGGCAGCAAGAGGAGAGTCCGGAGTTCCGGGGTTCCACCACGTGCGTAGGCCGATGATCCAGCAAAAAGGGCTGGAGCTTAGTCCTGGAAGTACTCGATCTTGGCACCGATGGTGTTCAACCGCTCGGCCAGGTCCTCGTAGCCGCGCTCGATCACGTAGATGTTGCGCAGCTCGGAGGTACCGCGTGCGGCGAGCATGGCCAGGAGAAGGCAGGCGGCAGGGCGGAGGGCTGGCGGGCAGCCGATCTCCGCAGCACGCCACTTGGTGGGCCCGTTCACGTAGATGCGGTGCGGGTCCAGCAACTGAACCTGTGCGCCCAGCTTGTTGAGCTCCGTCAGGTAGATGGCCCTGTTTTCGTAGACCCAATCGTGGATCATGGTTTGGCCTTCGGCGTTGCCAGCGATCACAGCGAAGAAGGGCAAGTTGTCGATGTTCAGCCCGGGGAAAGGCATCGGGTGGATCTTATCCTGCGGTGCCTTGAGCTCGGAGGGCTTGGTGGTCACGTCCACCAACCGGGTCCGCCCGTTGCGGGCCATGTACTCGCCGGAGATCTCCATTTTCTGGCCCATCTGCTCCAGGGTGGCGAGCTCGATTTCCATGAACTCTATGGGCACCCGGCGGATGGTTACCTCGGAATTGGTGACAATGCCGGCGGTAATAAGGCTCATGGCCTCGATGGGGTCCTCGGACGGGAAGTACTCGATGTCCACGTCAATCGCCGGCCGTCCGGTGATCTTCAGCGTGGTGGTGCCGACTCCGGCGATCTCCACACCCAGGCCCTGCAGGTAGAAGCAGAGATCCTGGACCATGTAATTGGGGCTGGCGTTGCGGATCACGGTGGTGCCCTTGCGGTGCGCGGCCGCCATGATGGCGTTTTCCGTGACAGTGTCCCCGCGTTCTGTCAGGACGAAGGAACGGTGGTCCGCGTCTGCCGGCGGTGCTTCCACGGAGTAGAAGCCTGACTTGGCTTCCACGGACAAGCCGAACTCGCGCAGTGCCTGCATGTGCGGCTCCACGGTGCGGGTACCCAGATCGCAGCCACCGGCGTACGGAAGCAGGTACTCGCTGGTCTCGTCCAGAAGAGGGCCCAGGAGCATGATGACGCTGCGGGTACGGCGGGCGGCGTCCACGTCCATGGATTCGAGGTCCAGGACCTCGGGCCGCCGGATGCGGAGATCGCTGCCGTTCAGCCAGGTGCACTCCACGCCGATGGACGTGAGGACCTCCACGATCCTGTTGACTTCTTCAATGCGCGCCAGGCGGCGCAGCGTGGTGGTACCTCGGTTGATGAGGCTGGCGCACAGGAGCGCCACACCCGCGTTTTTGCTGCTGTTGACATCCACTTCGCCGGAGAGAGTGCGTCCGCCTTCAACCCGGAGATGGGTCATCTGAGGCTTGCCCACCTTCACGATGGAGCGCCCGAAGATCCCCTCGAGGCGCTCGATCATCCGGAGACTGAGGTTCTGTTTACCTTGCTCCATCCGGGCGATTGCGCTCTGGCTGGTTCCCAGCTCAGTTGCCAACTGCCCTTGCGTCCAGCCTTTCTCGCCCCGCGCATCGCGGAGCAAAAGGCCTACATGTTCTGGCGTAGCTTGAGTCATATCCAAGAAATATCACAGGTGAGCTATGAGTGGCCAGCTTTCGATGTATGGAGCGGCAAAAGTCACACCATACCCGTTCCGTGAGATATAAGGGGCGACGGCGGCTTGTCGCCACGGGTGGTGGCCTTCCCCATTCGGAGACGGGCAGAAGTGCCCATTGCGGTCCGGGGAACAATACCCAAGCATGGAGGGAAAGCTCAGGGGGAAACATGCCTTTCTACGGCGCCGACGTCAACCAACTCAAAGCGCTCTCCAAGGCCCTGGCCAACGGTGCGTCACTGCTGACCAGCCGCGCCCGGGAGCTCGACTCGTTGATCGGCCAAGGACTGACCGGCCAAGGCGGCGGCTGGCAGGGCCAGGATGCCAAGCGTTTTGCAGCGGATTGGCAGGGCCGCCTGAGGCCGTTGCTGGATCGGACCACGCGGGGCTTGGAAGAGGCTTCACAGTCCGCGCTTGCCAATGCCGACCAGCAGTCCTCCACCTCCACGGAAGGCGGCGGCCCAGGCAGTTCCGGTGGCCCAGGGAACGACGCCACCGCCAAGACCGCAGCCAATCCCAATCCCGGCCAGCCGACCCCGCAGGAGATCCTGGACAACTACCAGGTCAGCGACGCCGAGACCACCATGTGGCCCGGAGACTGGGACCCACTGCGCTTCATTGTTGACCAAAGGGAGGTCACCGAAAAGGAAGCAGAGCTCCTCAACGGCCTGGGTCCTTTCGAGATGAACGCCTTCAAGGGCATCCACGATGACGCCTTCAGCGTTGCCGATGACCGCTTCCCCAGTGCCGACCGCAACGATGACCAGAACGACGCCTTCCGGCACGCGTATTGGAATGCCCTCATGGTCAAGGAGTTCGGCGCGGACTGGGCGGAGGACTACGCCACTGCCCACGAGCAACTCCCGGGCAACCCCGCACCCCGCGAAGCCATGGACCTGTACAACAATGAAGTGGGCCGCAACGTGGCCATAGCCAATCCGGATGCCAGCGCTGAGGAGCTTGCGGACTTGATCGAGGAAGCTGTGAACAACGGCGACACCGTGGTGGTGGGACAGGACATGCTGCCCCACCCGTCCAATGAGGTCCCCATGGACCAGACCGGCGACGCCAACAATGCCGAGCCCGCCCCGGGCGAAGACCCGGAGTTCAACGACGAGTCCAGGACCACCTCGTGAAGTTCCAACACCAAAAACAGGCTCGACGACGATCGGGGACGTCCGGCGCCCGCACTACTTTTGCGGGCCGCGCCACCCTGGCCGGCCTGCTCGCTGTCATCCTGGCCTGCGCTTTGGCCGCCTGCTCACTAGGAGGATCCGTCATGCCCGAATCGAACGAGAAGCTCAACAGCCAGGTGCTTGAGTCCGCGAAGAACGGGACGGCACTGAAGCTGGCTGACGCCACGGACTTCGAGTGGGACCAAGCCGGTTTCGTGACGGAGGGGACGCCGGCCAAGGACATCGAAGCAGCCTTCGGCGAGCCGTTGACCAAGGAGAACCGCTACACGGCCTCGCCAGCGTTGTTCGTCTTCCTGAAGGACGGAAAGGTGGCGAAGGCCATCCGCATCGTCCCGGATGCCTTCTTCGGCGCCGACGCGAAAAGGAAATACGGCCGTGACGTGGTCCTC includes:
- a CDS encoding UDP-N-acetylglucosamine 1-carboxyvinyltransferase; amino-acid sequence: MTQATPEHVGLLLRDARGEKGWTQGQLATELGTSQSAIARMEQGKQNLSLRMIERLEGIFGRSIVKVGKPQMTHLRVEGGRTLSGEVDVNSSKNAGVALLCASLINRGTTTLRRLARIEEVNRIVEVLTSIGVECTWLNGSDLRIRRPEVLDLESMDVDAARRTRSVIMLLGPLLDETSEYLLPYAGGCDLGTRTVEPHMQALREFGLSVEAKSGFYSVEAPPADADHRSFVLTERGDTVTENAIMAAAHRKGTTVIRNASPNYMVQDLCFYLQGLGVEIAGVGTTTLKITGRPAIDVDIEYFPSEDPIEAMSLITAGIVTNSEVTIRRVPIEFMEIELATLEQMGQKMEISGEYMARNGRTRLVDVTTKPSELKAPQDKIHPMPFPGLNIDNLPFFAVIAGNAEGQTMIHDWVYENRAIYLTELNKLGAQVQLLDPHRIYVNGPTKWRAAEIGCPPALRPAACLLLAMLAARGTSELRNIYVIERGYEDLAERLNTIGAKIEYFQD
- a CDS encoding DUF6973 domain-containing protein, which produces MPFYGADVNQLKALSKALANGASLLTSRARELDSLIGQGLTGQGGGWQGQDAKRFAADWQGRLRPLLDRTTRGLEEASQSALANADQQSSTSTEGGGPGSSGGPGNDATAKTAANPNPGQPTPQEILDNYQVSDAETTMWPGDWDPLRFIVDQREVTEKEAELLNGLGPFEMNAFKGIHDDAFSVADDRFPSADRNDDQNDAFRHAYWNALMVKEFGADWAEDYATAHEQLPGNPAPREAMDLYNNEVGRNVAIANPDASAEELADLIEEAVNNGDTVVVGQDMLPHPSNEVPMDQTGDANNAEPAPGEDPEFNDESRTTS